The Neodiprion fabricii isolate iyNeoFabr1 chromosome 4, iyNeoFabr1.1, whole genome shotgun sequence genome window below encodes:
- the LOC124181542 gene encoding BTB/POZ domain-containing protein 7 isoform X4: protein MNILRILIPCALQRGGESEGQGGGGGCWLTGGRRGDDSCMTQRMGASASSSPAAIGGDPIQAARLSSTGNPDQLGIIVRERKKKVTGFATLRKKFIRRRRSSKACDHGRVIRELVSSWSPLEAGALLEEYEALAALKDLHVQAELARPPAATFKQDLSTLYDYKHCTDADLVYRGACFPVHRALLSARCPYFRELLTGCPGYGARICLELRTPGIDVQMFSALLRYLYTGDICPHDASLDIALLRRLGEEFGTPNPLEHDLRYLLDTGDYADAALVFTSDGDYQRPDSGSSEYGFRPKLELPCHKAILSARSPFFRNLIQRRTRSGEDHTERALHIPTRIVLDECVIPKRYARVLLHAVYLDTVDLSLILRGSGCGNSAGSLGEVQALTHTGRVRPSPLEEAMELYQIGRFLELDILSQGCEDLILEWLTLDSLPTVLKWGSQPHGSAWVHRQALHFLREEFQPIASSPVLHQLDRAHLMSILQSHFLQASELEVLQAVLRWGEQELVRRMEDREPNLLSHTAHSVTRKGVKKRDLSDVELREILSELLPLVRMDHVLPPSSEILAQAIRRGLVSTPPSHMIGDERENLRVNAWIRGGKNNGLFVRPRLFMPYYEEIKALVEEQLVQEAELVRLRRARYIPDIPDTLYMVEEKPRSMGAVGLDILAAALPVPDSATMSAMLKREQKLRQSPGCQRAVSLPLSSRHEVNRQVRLRVVREFNLPDPVADLLENAACYRIGDPDENITGVEEINSGNVGSNVGNVAPVCYGRNMTFPRQASTYSHRHELPAIVTEGENYRLPGEQPENNSCSDGHLSDIMPDVAMATASFGALQLAEQQELELDLGDGASHLLQHATVSAGTVGPHHPLLPHQRQRRFPGPPPPYAHHRPGTGPSRKTVQRR, encoded by the exons ATGAACATACTCCGGATCCTGATCCCGTGTGCGTTGCAGCGAGGTGGAGAGAGCGAAGGGCAAGGCGGGGGTGGAGGTTGTTGGTTGACGGGAGGTAGGAGAGGGGATGATTCTTGCATGACCCAGAGGATGGGAGCTTCAGCTTCTTCCAGTCCCGCCGCTATCGGTGGAGACCCAATTCAGGCAGCTAGGCTTTCATCCACTGGTAATCCTGATCAATTGGGCATCATTGTTCG cgagagaaagaagaaagtaaCAGGATTTGCAACAttgcgaaagaaatttatCAGAAGACGACGTTCGTCGAAGGCCTGCGACCATGGAAGAGTTATTAGAGAATTGGTCTCGAGTTGGAGCCCTCTAGAAGCTGGTGCACTTTTGGAAGAATACGAGGCATTAGCTGCTCTGAAAGATCTACACGTACAAGCTGAGCTCGCGAGACCTCCAGCTGCAACTTTTAAACAAGATCTATCTACGTTGTATGATTATAAGCATTGTACCGATGCTGACCTTGTCTACAGAGGAGCATGTTTTCCAGTACACAGAGCACTCCTATCGGCTCGGTGCCCGTATTTTAGAGAACTACTGACAGGCTGTCCAG gatACGGTGCTCGAATATGCCTAGAATTAAGAACACCTGGAATAGATGTTCAGATGTTTTCTGCACTCCTACGTTATTTATATACAGGAGACATCTGTCCGCATGACGCGTCCCTCGATATAGCTCTTCTCCGGCGATTAGGAGAAGAGTTTGGTACGCCAAACCCCCTTGAACATGATCTCAGATATTTATTAGACACCGGTGATTACGCAGACGCTGCATTGGTCTTCACCTCTGATGGTGACTACCAGAGGCCAGATAGTGGGAGTTCGGAATACGGATTCCGACCAAAGTTGGAGCTACCTTGTCATAAAGCCATACTATCTGCTAGATCAccatttttcagaaatttgatACAAAGACGAACCAGATCAGGGGAAGATCACACAGAAAGAGCACTTCATATACCCACTAGAATAGTCCTAGATGAATGTGTGATACCTAAGAGATATGCAAGAGTATTGCTTCATGCTGTCTACTTGGACACAGTTGATCTATCATTGATACTAAGAGGCAGTGGGTGTGGAAACAGTGCAGGGAGTCTAGGAGAG GTGCAGGCGCTAACACATACAGGAAGAGTGAGACCAAGTCCTTTAGAAGAAGCTATGGAACTCTATCAAATAGGCAGATTTCTCGAACTCGACATACTCTCTCAAGGCTGTGAAGATCTCATACTGGAATGGCTCACCTTAGATTCTCTTCCTACCGTGCTTAA ATGGGGTAGCCAACCGCATGGGTCGGCGTGGGTTCATAGACAAGCATTACATTTTCTGAGAGAAGAATTTCAACCTATTGCATCATCTCCGGTCCTTCACCAATTGGATCGTGCACATCTGATGAGCATCCTCCAGAGCCATTTTCTACAAGCAAGTGAGCTTGAGGTATTGCAGGCCGTTCTCAGATGGGGTGAACAGGAATTGGTTCGCAGAATGGAAGATCGAGAACCCAATCTTCTTAGTCATACCGCGCATTCGGTCACTAGAAAAGGTGTCAAGAAACGAGATCTCAGTGACGTTGAATTACGTGAAATACTCAGCGAACTGTTACCCCTTGTTCGAATGGATCATGTTCTACCACCAAGTAGTGAAATTTTGGCTCAA GCTATTCGAAGAGGTCTGGTATCCACTCCACCAAGTCATATGATAGGAGATGAACGAGAAAACTTGAGAGTAAATGCTTGGATTAGAGGAGGCAAAAATAATGGTCTTTTCGTGAGGCCTCGATTATTCATGCCATATTACGAGGAGATAAAG GCTTTAGTCGAAGAACAGTTAGTTCAGGAGGCAGAATTGGTAAGGTTACGAAGAGCGCGCTACATTCCTGACATTCCGGACACTCTTTATATGGTTGAGGAGAAGCCAAGATCAATGGGTGCTGTTGGTCTTGATATTTTAGCTGCAGCTCTGCCAG TTCCAGACTCAGCAACTATGTCGGCGATGCTGAAACGAGAACAAAAATTGAGACAATCGCCCGGTTGTCAGCGTGCAGTCAGTCTGCCTCTGTCATCTCGACATGAAGTGAACCGGCAGGTACGGTTGCGTGTTGTAAGAGAGTTCAATCTACCTGATCCAGTTGCAGATCTTCTTGAg AATGCAGCCTGCTATCGCATAGGTGATCCAGATGAAAATATAACAGGAGTAGAAGAGATCAACAGTGGAAATGTAGGAAGTAACGTGGGGAATGTTGCTCCAGTATGCTATGGTAGAAACATGACGTTTCCTCGTCAAGCATCGACTTATTCTCACAGACATGAACTTCCAGCAATTGTTACCGAAGGAGAGAACTATAGACTTCCTGGAGAG CAGCCTGAGAACAATTCGTGCAGCGACGGACATTTGTCAGACATAATGCCAGATGTAGCTATGGCAACTGCATCATTCGGTGCCCTCCAATTGGCTGAGCAGCAGGAGTTGGAGTTGGATCTTGGAGATGGGGCCTCGCATCTCCTCCAGCATGCTACCGTTTCTGCAGGAACAGTCGGTCCCCATCATCCGTTGCTTCCTCATCAACGCCAAAGACGTTTTCCAGGCCCGCCTCCGCCGTATGCTCATCACCGTCCAGGAACTGGCCCATCTAG GAAGACTGTGCAACGGAGGTAG